A window from Campylobacter concisus encodes these proteins:
- a CDS encoding SH3 domain-containing protein: MVKRTLFIALLALNLFAANTDEVSVFDMMDEAREDKFVNSPTSNPKTQKPPKEQDFSRKFVSPQPERITPEQMRNIVPTNEPDISVPDNQVYDKIKVKELLLKATNVPKNVVIGEIFSVEIVADTQNDFEFEFETQLDETNIKWLNKKNFQWVKSEDNKYVGTFYLEATSIDAKTLKVSLTLKRNGENYQSSSINIFLPKLKELRSDENYNHIVADNLEVKKFKTTKFDDINNIMVVEIYGNNVDLSAFNIENKTILKQGVDTINGDFNSQSAYYFAVFKPNKKSLDFNYYNLKKAKFESFSLPVSVEDDDVSTQIGLNPKQSEFSTYKDVMIYSCAVIFILLAIWRRRLSYFFVAAVFIALGFYTYNPFGKAVLKPDMSVTILPTKNSTVFYTSRKNENVEILDTKDDYSKILFADGKIGWVKKDNLVKN, encoded by the coding sequence TTGGTAAAACGAACACTTTTTATCGCCCTACTCGCGCTAAATTTATTTGCCGCAAACACTGATGAAGTCAGCGTTTTTGACATGATGGACGAAGCTAGGGAGGATAAATTTGTAAATAGCCCTACTTCAAATCCAAAAACTCAAAAACCGCCAAAAGAACAAGATTTTTCAAGAAAATTTGTATCACCACAGCCAGAGCGTATCACTCCAGAGCAGATGCGAAACATCGTGCCAACAAACGAGCCAGATATTAGCGTCCCAGACAATCAAGTATATGACAAGATCAAAGTAAAAGAGCTTCTTTTAAAAGCCACAAATGTACCAAAAAATGTTGTTATAGGAGAAATTTTTAGTGTTGAGATAGTGGCTGATACGCAAAATGACTTTGAGTTTGAGTTTGAGACACAGCTTGATGAAACAAATATCAAATGGCTAAATAAGAAAAATTTTCAATGGGTAAAAAGTGAAGACAACAAATATGTAGGTACTTTTTATCTTGAGGCAACAAGCATTGACGCAAAGACTTTAAAAGTTAGCTTAACCCTAAAAAGAAATGGCGAAAACTATCAAAGTTCAAGCATAAATATCTTTTTACCAAAGCTAAAAGAGCTTAGAAGCGATGAGAACTACAACCACATCGTGGCTGATAATCTTGAAGTTAAGAAATTTAAGACAACAAAATTTGATGATATAAACAATATCATGGTTGTAGAAATTTATGGCAACAACGTAGATCTAAGTGCTTTTAATATTGAAAATAAGACAATTTTAAAGCAAGGCGTAGATACTATAAATGGCGATTTTAACTCACAAAGTGCATATTATTTTGCAGTATTTAAGCCAAATAAAAAATCGCTTGACTTTAACTATTACAACCTAAAAAAGGCCAAATTTGAAAGCTTTTCTTTGCCAGTGAGTGTTGAAGATGACGATGTCAGCACACAAATCGGACTAAACCCAAAACAAAGCGAGTTTAGCACCTATAAAGATGTCATGATCTACTCTTGTGCGGTAATTTTTATATTATTAGCTATTTGGCGCAGAAGGCTTAGCTACTTTTTTGTGGCGGCTGTTTTTATCGCACTTGGATTTTACACCTACAACCCTTTTGGCAAAGCAGTGCTTAAGCCAGATATGAGCGTCACTATCCTTCCAACTAAAAATTCAACCGTTTTTTACACATCTCGTAAAAATGAAAATGTTGAAATTTTAGATACAAAAGACGACTACTCAAAAATTTTATTTGCTGATGGTAAAATCGGCTGGGTAAAAAAGGATAATCTTGTCAAAAATTAG